A genomic window from Solanum dulcamara chromosome 11, daSolDulc1.2, whole genome shotgun sequence includes:
- the LOC129874502 gene encoding NEP1-interacting protein-like 1, translating to MEMEFYAYPSRVFPLSSSICSFCIRDFVDRAKDFFSVAVSAIIGSVLSAIFTFFFALVGTLLGALTGALIGQETESGFVRGAAVGAISGAVFSLEVFESSLLLWQTDESGITCLVYLIDVLTSLLSGRLVRERIGPAMLSAVQSQMGAVELAYDEVPNIFDTGAAKGLHGDSVEKIPKIVIKNGNNLDDSGERVSCSVCLQDFQLGETVRCLPQCHHMFHLPCIDTWLLRHGSCPMCRRDL from the exons ATGGAAATGGAATTCTACGCATACCCATCTCGTGTTTTCCCTCTTTCCTCTTCTATTTGTTCGTTTTGCATCAGGGATTTCGTTGATAGGGCTAAAGATTTCTTCAGCGTTGCGGTATCTGCAATCATTGGCAGTGTTTTATCTGCAATCTTCACCTTTTTCTTTGCATTAG TGGGCACCTTATTAGGAGCATTGACCGGAGCTTTGATCGGCCAAGAGACTGAGAGTGGATTTGTCAGAGGTGCTGCAGTTGGTGCCATCTCTGGCGCTGTTTTCTCTCTTGAAGTCTTTGAGTCATCTCTGTTACTATGGCAGACGGATGAATCTGGAATAACATGCCTTGTTTACTTG ATTGATGTACTCACAAGCCTGTTAAGTGGGCGATTGGTTCGTGAGCGGATTGGTCCAGCAATGCTAAGTGCAGTCCAGAGTCAG ATGGGAGCTGTTGAACTTGCATATGATGAGGTCCCTAACATTTTTGATACGGGTGCGGCTAAAGGCTTGCATGGAGATTCTGTTGAAAAGATCCCCAAGATTGTAATTAAAAATGGTAACAACTTGGATGATTCTGGAGAGAGAGTTTCTTGTTCCGTCTGCCTTCAG GACTTTCAACTGGGAGAAACTGTTAGATGTTTGCCACAATGTCATCACATGTTTCACTTACCATGCATCGACACATGGCTGTTAAGACATGGCTCTTGTCCAATGTGCAGAAGGGATCTGTAG